One genomic region from Terasakiella sp. SH-1 encodes:
- a CDS encoding response regulator, translating into MAYKILTVDDSNFARMLLKKAILEAQSDVEISEADCAEAALKMLAGNSYDIFFIDVNMPGTNGFELAMQIREQLPEAHLAILTANIQDASQKKAQELGAAFIAKPVTTEKIRSFLQQVGETDG; encoded by the coding sequence GTGGCGTATAAAATCCTAACTGTTGATGACAGCAATTTTGCAAGAATGCTGCTTAAAAAAGCGATTCTGGAAGCTCAAAGTGATGTAGAGATCAGCGAGGCAGATTGTGCTGAGGCAGCGCTGAAAATGCTTGCGGGGAATTCCTATGATATTTTCTTCATTGATGTGAATATGCCGGGAACAAACGGTTTTGAGCTGGCCATGCAAATCCGGGAACAATTGCCTGAGGCCCATTTGGCAATTTTGACAGCCAATATTCAGGATGCAAGTCAGAAAAAAGCCCAGGAGTTGGGAGCAGCCTTTATTGCCAAGCCGGTAACGACTGAAAAAATCCGCAGCTTTCTCCAACAGGTGGGAGAAACGGATGGCTGA
- a CDS encoding DUF4384 domain-containing protein, whose amino-acid sequence MKQFLTSCLITLVTYFPAYGEWVNVQGSSFFGPETAQSTACLRAEAKAKRTALEQTTGERLLADDLMICNESSEQSNCTLNRLTWSLADGEIRSIKNRTSSLSEIAEGVRKCTVHLQADIATERGFHDASFDLGVTLNQSMFRPGEELTLSLAPSQPMYIQVFQWLPYEEDQPVLRIFPNRFEKDAHFKGAGTIPRSTHKESYALALAPPAHIQSTQRHWDEYLMIIATRQPLSLRSQYSLTELRTKLLEIPRSDSRIIKKGYTILGGSL is encoded by the coding sequence ATGAAACAGTTTCTCACATCCTGCCTTATCACGCTTGTCACTTATTTCCCCGCTTATGGGGAATGGGTAAATGTGCAAGGCAGCAGCTTCTTCGGTCCCGAAACCGCCCAATCCACCGCCTGCCTGCGCGCCGAAGCCAAGGCCAAACGCACAGCCCTTGAACAAACCACGGGGGAAAGGCTGCTTGCTGATGACCTCATGATTTGTAATGAAAGTTCTGAACAATCAAACTGCACCCTTAATCGCCTCACCTGGTCACTGGCCGATGGGGAAATCCGGTCGATTAAAAACCGCACCTCTTCCCTTTCTGAAATTGCTGAAGGCGTACGTAAATGCACCGTTCACCTGCAAGCCGATATTGCCACAGAGCGTGGATTTCACGATGCCTCTTTTGATTTAGGGGTCACACTCAATCAAAGCATGTTTCGCCCCGGTGAAGAACTGACCCTGAGCCTTGCCCCAAGTCAGCCCATGTATATTCAGGTTTTTCAATGGCTCCCTTATGAGGAGGACCAGCCCGTCTTGCGCATTTTTCCCAACCGATTTGAAAAGGATGCTCATTTCAAAGGCGCAGGGACCATCCCGCGCAGCACGCATAAGGAATCCTATGCACTCGCCTTGGCCCCGCCTGCACACATTCAATCGACACAGCGTCACTGGGATGAATATCTCATGATCATTGCCACACGCCAGCCCCTGTCTTTGCGTTCCCAATATAGCCTGACAGAGCTTCGCACCAAATTGTTGGAAATCCCGCGCAGCGACAGTCGCATCATTAAAAAAGGTTACACCATCCTTGGAGGCTCCCTATGA
- a CDS encoding serine protease: MTRSFKTKIYFALSLWTFACLSASPATANDTERFKLFLQTDQPEQVITQADPNDREENLLLGEAYLQTGQIHKALEVFEAAQFQVLDNDEAVYLGLAKTKLALGKFDHARRHLKMLRHSVSHKVDAELVLAAIEEMSAHAPQARNRLEKLHRQYPNHEAVVLAYASFNVKQQALNEASRVLEHFLQTTPTSAQAAKMLANIYQQWGLSDKAQTYFKMAAHLYKQAGNHLLAEQFAALSPTRHVQAQPVKQTQQLPPIKAAPVQKVVRKNLASPVPLPFKRGTALKTGSGFIIGQGQYIVTNRHVIDHLSSPNDKIAVRNGLGELHMATIYKVSTKDDLAILKTDQPFQADYAVSLNHLARATPGSEAIVMGFPLMDLLGQNTPSLTDGIVSKDSGLGDDQRTFLISSKMNKGNSGGPIFNKQGALIGIAVAKLDVMGVYEERGHLAEDMNLAIKANSLRDLIASKPTPTTALPQNMSLEDLYQRMLPSVVLIASKGVS; encoded by the coding sequence ATGACCAGATCATTTAAGACAAAGATATATTTTGCCCTCAGTCTCTGGACATTCGCTTGCCTATCAGCCTCACCAGCGACAGCAAATGACACAGAACGTTTTAAGCTGTTCTTACAAACAGACCAGCCAGAACAGGTCATCACTCAAGCCGACCCAAATGACAGAGAAGAAAATCTTTTGCTCGGTGAAGCCTATCTGCAAACCGGGCAAATCCACAAAGCATTGGAAGTTTTTGAGGCCGCACAGTTTCAGGTTCTGGATAATGACGAAGCTGTCTATCTCGGGCTTGCCAAAACCAAACTGGCCTTGGGCAAATTTGATCATGCCCGGCGTCATTTAAAAATGCTGCGCCATTCCGTTTCGCACAAGGTTGACGCCGAACTGGTACTGGCCGCTATCGAAGAAATGTCCGCACATGCCCCCCAAGCACGCAACAGGCTGGAAAAGCTCCATCGTCAATATCCAAATCACGAAGCGGTTGTTCTGGCCTATGCTTCTTTCAATGTCAAACAACAGGCCCTCAACGAAGCCAGCCGCGTTTTAGAGCATTTTCTCCAAACCACCCCCACCAGCGCCCAGGCGGCTAAAATGCTCGCCAATATCTATCAGCAATGGGGGTTGAGCGATAAGGCACAGACCTATTTTAAAATGGCGGCCCACCTTTATAAACAGGCTGGCAATCACCTGCTTGCTGAACAGTTTGCCGCCCTTAGCCCCACCCGACACGTACAAGCACAACCTGTCAAGCAAACACAACAGCTTCCCCCGATCAAAGCTGCCCCGGTTCAAAAAGTTGTGCGAAAGAATCTCGCAAGCCCCGTCCCCCTTCCCTTTAAACGGGGAACAGCTCTTAAAACAGGCAGTGGCTTTATCATTGGGCAAGGCCAATATATCGTCACCAACCGCCATGTGATTGACCACTTGTCCTCCCCCAATGACAAAATCGCTGTGCGCAATGGTCTGGGTGAACTGCATATGGCAACCATCTATAAGGTCTCCACCAAAGACGACCTTGCCATCTTAAAAACCGATCAACCGTTTCAAGCCGATTATGCCGTATCTTTAAACCATCTTGCCCGTGCAACACCGGGCTCAGAAGCCATTGTGATGGGCTTTCCTTTAATGGACCTTCTAGGTCAGAACACGCCTTCTTTAACAGACGGCATTGTCAGTAAAGATAGTGGTCTGGGCGATGATCAGCGCACCTTTTTAATTTCTTCAAAAATGAACAAAGGCAACAGCGGTGGGCCGATTTTTAATAAGCAAGGGGCCTTGATCGGTATTGCCGTGGCAAAACTGGATGTCATGGGTGTCTATGAAGAACGGGGCCATTTGGCCGAAGATATGAATTTGGCAATCAAGGCCAATTCCTTGCGTGACCTCATAGCAAGCAAACCAACACCAACAACGGCCCTGCCACAAAATATGTCACTGGAAGACCTTTATCAGCGCATGTTGCCAAGCGTCGTCCTGATTGCATCCAAGGGGGTCTCATGA
- a CDS encoding tetratricopeptide repeat protein: MKYIFTLAVCLITLNACTTPSYVEEGKDDLSLNPLNEVHFKVYDSYKQSPPNCVAVLPLTNEHDNSEKASLSFDEGKAVRQAFYAHLAPQGKRDIELPRVDFLLNKLDEKDTDKLEAMKGVLNCDAIIRGKLVEFESQFFGVYSRVAVGAEMEMVRLSDGELLWKARHIAQSHGGGVSLSPIGLAMGILDAATNMEEEQTLRLIDDLSRRLVSTIPDDNIAVLDEPIVEEKIVLTRYKEETLSDFLNTLSDQETEAQIKTLEDALQTKRFPFGERQALHEQLVILDAKNPQRHNDFARYLAHAGDYSEAINVTQNSIALNPQDDQIHFLQGRLLSKTSQYPEALSAYLKASALNEKNAEYLNGIGYVNSLLGHPDKAFAAYQMALKQDPANGYAYYNMGVTLQNAGELNEAADAYYGAALAYIKQGRFGQAQKTLTDLNDLSTQGIDVSGEVQLINDAISALGKKET, encoded by the coding sequence ATGAAATATATCTTCACACTGGCGGTCTGCCTCATCACCTTAAATGCCTGTACGACCCCATCTTATGTGGAAGAAGGTAAAGACGACCTGTCGCTCAATCCGTTAAATGAAGTCCATTTCAAAGTCTATGACAGCTATAAGCAATCTCCCCCCAATTGTGTGGCTGTCCTGCCCCTGACAAATGAGCATGACAACAGCGAAAAGGCTTCCCTGTCCTTTGATGAAGGCAAGGCTGTGCGTCAAGCTTTTTATGCCCATCTTGCCCCACAGGGCAAACGCGATATTGAACTGCCGCGCGTTGATTTTCTGCTCAACAAACTGGATGAGAAAGATACCGACAAGCTTGAGGCTATGAAAGGGGTGCTCAATTGCGATGCCATCATCCGGGGCAAGCTTGTTGAATTTGAAAGCCAGTTCTTCGGTGTTTATTCCCGTGTGGCCGTGGGCGCAGAAATGGAAATGGTGCGCCTTTCTGATGGCGAGCTGTTATGGAAAGCCCGCCATATCGCCCAAAGCCATGGCGGTGGTGTTTCCCTGTCTCCCATTGGTTTGGCCATGGGCATTTTGGATGCGGCCACCAATATGGAAGAAGAACAGACCCTGCGTCTGATTGATGATCTTTCACGCCGACTGGTCAGCACCATTCCCGATGACAATATTGCGGTGCTGGATGAGCCCATTGTCGAAGAAAAAATCGTACTCACCCGCTATAAGGAAGAAACACTTTCAGACTTCCTCAACACCCTGTCAGATCAAGAAACAGAAGCCCAGATTAAAACCCTTGAAGATGCACTCCAGACCAAACGCTTTCCCTTTGGGGAACGCCAGGCCCTGCATGAACAGCTGGTTATTCTGGATGCTAAAAACCCACAACGCCACAATGATTTTGCCCGCTATCTCGCCCATGCAGGCGATTATAGTGAAGCGATCAACGTGACCCAAAACTCCATCGCGCTCAACCCGCAAGATGACCAAATTCATTTCTTGCAAGGACGCCTGCTCAGCAAAACGTCACAATATCCAGAAGCCTTGTCAGCTTATCTTAAGGCAAGTGCCTTAAATGAAAAGAATGCCGAATATCTCAACGGTATTGGATATGTAAATTCCCTTCTGGGCCACCCTGACAAAGCCTTTGCAGCCTATCAAATGGCGCTGAAACAGGACCCGGCCAATGGCTATGCCTATTACAACATGGGGGTAACATTACAAAATGCCGGGGAACTCAATGAAGCCGCAGATGCCTATTACGGGGCCGCACTGGCCTATATCAAACAGGGACGATTTGGGCAGGCGCAAAAAACATTAACCGATCTGAACGATCTATCAACACAAGGGATTGACGTTTCAGGCGAAGTTCAACTGATCAATGATGCCATTAGCGCATTAGGAAAAAAGGAAACATAA
- a CDS encoding ATP-binding protein, translating to MTTKAPSLVRNIILSQAVLLGLFFAIAVGMLYNEYKSVGANLREGTLRTQAEDISRALHIDANNLLSLDLPDSLAQAYYKGGSIYLFTVSDTNGKLLFASDERNFPLYPFDPNTSNSQYFQFEDIAQELTYFGASYQVQIDTRTVWIQVAQDESHYDILADTLADEFFENIGWMLPFFFIALLLGSTLILRITINPLHTVSRKAQQIGPSNTDIRLPEKGVPTEVLPLVQAINNALERLEEGYQLQRRFTADAAHELRTPLAVLNARIESVDDPKLALLLQKDTKVMTRLVAQLLKAAQLDSLTITADDQVNLLECSQDVVSLLTPLAVKQGKMLEVESEGEIPPIQGNYDAIYHMMRNLLENALTYTPKDSTVTLILKETPALIIRDHGPGIPLGEKDNLFKRFWRADRTDTQKGSGLGLSIVAQTVKLHNASIEADNHPEGGAVFTVTFSKKHHPVS from the coding sequence ATGACGACTAAAGCCCCTTCGTTGGTACGCAACATTATTCTTTCACAAGCTGTTTTGCTTGGTCTGTTTTTCGCCATTGCCGTTGGCATGCTTTATAATGAATATAAGTCTGTTGGTGCAAACTTACGTGAAGGCACCTTGCGTACACAGGCCGAAGACATCTCCCGTGCCCTTCATATTGACGCCAATAACCTTCTTTCTCTGGACCTGCCCGACAGTCTTGCCCAAGCCTATTATAAAGGCGGCAGTATTTATCTGTTTACGGTCTCAGATACAAACGGCAAACTTCTGTTTGCCTCTGATGAACGCAACTTCCCGCTCTATCCCTTTGATCCCAACACATCAAATTCGCAATATTTCCAGTTTGAAGATATCGCACAGGAACTGACCTATTTCGGGGCAAGTTATCAAGTCCAGATTGACACCCGTACCGTCTGGATTCAGGTCGCGCAAGATGAAAGTCATTATGATATTCTGGCCGATACCCTGGCTGATGAATTCTTTGAAAACATCGGCTGGATGCTGCCCTTTTTCTTCATTGCGTTGTTGCTTGGCAGTACCTTGATCTTGCGTATCACCATTAACCCGCTCCACACCGTATCGCGCAAGGCCCAACAAATCGGCCCCTCCAACACCGATATCCGCCTGCCGGAAAAAGGCGTCCCGACAGAGGTCCTACCCTTGGTCCAGGCGATCAACAACGCCTTGGAAAGGTTAGAAGAAGGCTATCAGCTCCAACGCCGTTTTACCGCTGATGCCGCCCATGAATTGCGCACGCCATTGGCCGTGTTGAATGCCCGCATTGAAAGTGTAGACGACCCTAAACTGGCCCTGCTATTACAAAAAGACACCAAAGTCATGACCCGGCTGGTGGCCCAGCTTCTCAAAGCAGCCCAGCTCGATAGTCTGACAATCACAGCTGATGATCAGGTCAACTTACTTGAATGCAGTCAGGATGTGGTGAGCCTGCTGACCCCCTTGGCGGTTAAACAGGGTAAAATGCTGGAAGTAGAAAGCGAGGGGGAAATCCCCCCCATTCAGGGAAATTATGATGCCATTTATCATATGATGCGCAACCTTCTGGAAAATGCCCTGACCTACACGCCCAAAGACAGCACCGTCACCTTGATCCTGAAAGAGACCCCTGCCCTTATTATTCGCGATCATGGCCCCGGCATCCCTCTTGGGGAAAAGGATAATCTGTTTAAACGTTTCTGGCGTGCGGATCGTACAGATACCCAGAAAGGCTCCGGCCTTGGGCTTTCCATCGTTGCTCAAACGGTGAAACTCCACAACGCGTCAATCGAAGCGGACAACCATCCAGAAGGCGGGGCAGTTTTTACAGTCACTTTTTCTAAAAAACATCATCCTGTCAGTTAG
- a CDS encoding response regulator transcription factor, protein MKLLIVEDNPELCSLLQERLQKEGFAVDAFNEAEDAYSVLDTMRYDCIVLDLGLPDGDGLDILTDLRAKQNMTPVLILTARDGLEDRVKGLNLGADDYCLKPFEMEELIARIRALLRRPGGALGVELNAGNLTFDTVSREVQIDGDVIALARRELDVLEELMRRYGRVVSKQALEESLYGFNEDVGSNSVEAHISRLRKKLNKTTASISVHTIRGVGYILADNTDDD, encoded by the coding sequence ATGAAACTGCTTATTGTTGAAGACAACCCCGAACTTTGCAGCCTGTTACAGGAAAGGCTGCAAAAAGAAGGCTTTGCTGTTGATGCCTTCAACGAGGCTGAGGATGCCTATAGCGTTCTGGACACCATGCGCTATGACTGCATCGTGCTGGACCTTGGCTTGCCCGATGGGGATGGGCTGGATATTCTCACCGACTTGCGGGCCAAACAAAATATGACACCTGTATTGATTCTCACTGCACGTGACGGATTGGAAGACCGGGTGAAAGGCTTAAATCTGGGGGCAGATGACTATTGCCTCAAACCCTTTGAGATGGAAGAACTCATTGCCCGCATTCGCGCTCTTTTACGTCGCCCTGGCGGAGCCTTGGGTGTTGAGCTAAATGCCGGTAATCTTACCTTTGACACCGTATCACGCGAAGTACAAATCGATGGTGATGTCATTGCCTTGGCCCGACGTGAGCTGGATGTGCTGGAAGAACTCATGCGTCGTTATGGCCGTGTGGTCTCCAAACAAGCCCTGGAAGAAAGCCTTTATGGGTTTAACGAAGACGTGGGATCAAATTCTGTTGAAGCCCATATTTCACGGCTTAGAAAAAAATTGAACAAAACAACGGCAAGTATTAGCGTACATACCATACGTGGCGTAGGTTATATTTTGGCGGATAATACGGATGACGACTAA
- a CDS encoding chemotaxis protein CheX, with amino-acid sequence MAEFDDLEKDIFIELLNIAVGQAAAGLSELVQEKIDMFVPNLHTLSEREASALVDEKLGHQATVISERFSGIVPGQIMLLFPQAESLILVRKMLGEEMDEASASEVEQEALSEIGNMILNSCLSSLADAFEGRFIGELPVYASGQASRLFKGKEDQEILFIEVNFRLSESDINGYIVIILSIEGMAELQQYLKNIVTQNI; translated from the coding sequence ATGGCTGAATTTGATGACCTTGAAAAAGATATATTTATCGAGCTGTTAAACATTGCCGTCGGGCAGGCCGCTGCGGGACTGAGTGAACTTGTTCAGGAAAAAATTGACATGTTTGTGCCCAATTTGCACACGCTGTCTGAACGCGAAGCTTCTGCTTTGGTCGATGAGAAACTGGGCCATCAGGCCACGGTGATTTCGGAACGTTTTTCCGGGATTGTACCCGGGCAGATTATGCTGCTTTTTCCACAAGCTGAAAGCCTGATCCTTGTACGTAAAATGCTGGGCGAAGAAATGGACGAGGCAAGCGCCTCGGAAGTGGAACAGGAAGCTTTATCTGAAATTGGCAATATGATTTTAAATAGCTGCTTGTCCAGTCTGGCGGATGCCTTTGAAGGGCGTTTTATCGGGGAATTGCCGGTTTATGCCTCTGGACAGGCCAGTCGACTCTTCAAGGGAAAGGAAGATCAGGAAATCCTGTTTATCGAGGTGAATTTCCGCCTGAGTGAAAGTGATATCAATGGCTATATCGTGATTATCCTGAGTATCGAAGGTATGGCTGAATTGCAGCAATATCTTAAAAACATTGTGACGCAGAATATATAG
- a CDS encoding response regulator, with protein MSEAQNTILVVDDTPEHIQIISENLKPEFKVLAAKDGKQALKLVSSSHPDIVLLDINMPGMDGYEVCKEIKSDLETQDIEVIFISANDSLDEIMAGFDAGASDYLIKPIEPAPLLEKVRIAIKNIERHRSLSDDKNMAFQTAMSAMTNTAELGALLEFEKGCRKVKDLPELADHVVSSMENFSLNCCVQIRVDDLELNESSTGIVSPLQLNLMKRSLEGDRIKSYKDCLVVAYPHVTVVMWGMPVDDEEKTGRYRDHLAALVDSCDQTIRIILEREAVNKRNKELLALVVESEQELLALQKAQEEHKRVNKHISENMLDDLQSCFLAYDLMEEQEQELIRMVNDSVEKSQTHYEEGLHLDSKLKDILNRIMDFAKS; from the coding sequence ATGAGTGAAGCCCAAAACACAATTTTAGTGGTCGATGATACACCTGAGCACATCCAGATTATTTCAGAAAATCTCAAACCAGAATTTAAAGTGCTGGCTGCTAAAGATGGGAAACAGGCCCTGAAACTTGTTTCATCCAGTCATCCCGATATTGTGCTGCTGGATATTAATATGCCGGGCATGGATGGCTATGAAGTGTGTAAGGAAATCAAAAGCGATCTTGAAACGCAGGATATTGAAGTGATTTTCATTTCGGCCAATGATTCTTTGGATGAAATTATGGCAGGCTTTGATGCCGGGGCCAGCGATTATCTGATCAAGCCGATTGAACCTGCCCCTTTGCTGGAAAAAGTCCGTATTGCCATCAAGAATATCGAAAGACATCGCTCGTTAAGTGATGACAAAAACATGGCCTTTCAAACGGCCATGTCTGCGATGACTAATACGGCTGAACTTGGGGCGTTGCTGGAATTTGAAAAAGGGTGCCGCAAGGTGAAAGACCTGCCGGAACTGGCTGATCATGTTGTATCCTCTATGGAAAATTTCTCTTTAAATTGTTGTGTGCAAATTCGGGTCGATGATCTGGAACTCAATGAAAGCTCAACAGGGATTGTCTCGCCCTTGCAGCTGAATTTGATGAAACGCTCTTTGGAAGGGGACCGGATTAAGTCTTATAAGGACTGTCTGGTTGTTGCCTATCCTCATGTCACTGTTGTGATGTGGGGAATGCCTGTGGATGATGAAGAAAAAACCGGGCGCTATCGGGATCATCTGGCGGCTTTGGTGGATAGCTGCGATCAGACAATTCGCATTATTCTGGAACGTGAAGCTGTTAATAAGCGCAATAAGGAACTTCTGGCTTTGGTGGTTGAATCCGAACAGGAGTTGCTTGCCCTGCAAAAGGCACAGGAAGAACACAAGCGGGTTAACAAACATATCAGCGAAAATATGCTCGATGATCTTCAATCTTGTTTCCTGGCCTATGACCTGATGGAAGAACAGGAACAAGAGCTGATCCGCATGGTGAATGACAGCGTTGAAAAATCCCAGACCCATTATGAAGAGGGCCTTCACCTAGATAGCAAACTGAAGGATATTCTGAACCGTATTATGGATTTTGCGAAAAGCTGA
- a CDS encoding PAS domain S-box protein yields the protein MDKFGWLSRAAFDAIVGGVIILDTRFKVVLWNDWMSIVTHTHAHDAEGQRLIDIFPELEKSRIIQSTERAIDQGMASFLSHSLNKRLFPLKRKDQMEGKQTEICQNVTIKPFFDEEGEKYCLIQIEDVSKTVMRENLLKSASERFQAIFNTVKDGIVITDRSGIIESLNPAALEIFDCQQDDLINRKITDLLTETDMYGFSKGEKTPQEHRYEQVLTTKTGKTTVIEYDVNVMTLEGQAHYVSIIQDVTLRKQNEKELRSRTRELEQFNDAMVDREIRMIELKEEINKLTKELGRPIPYEEIWNDQAD from the coding sequence ATGGATAAGTTTGGTTGGTTATCACGTGCTGCTTTTGACGCTATTGTTGGCGGGGTTATTATTCTGGATACCCGCTTTAAGGTGGTGCTGTGGAATGACTGGATGTCGATTGTGACACACACGCATGCCCATGATGCAGAAGGCCAGAGGCTGATTGATATTTTTCCTGAACTGGAAAAAAGCCGAATTATCCAGTCGACAGAACGGGCCATTGATCAAGGTATGGCCTCCTTCTTATCTCATTCCCTTAATAAAAGGCTTTTCCCCTTAAAACGGAAAGATCAAATGGAGGGGAAACAGACTGAAATCTGTCAAAATGTGACGATTAAGCCATTTTTTGATGAGGAGGGGGAGAAATACTGCCTTATCCAGATTGAAGATGTCAGTAAGACAGTTATGAGGGAGAACCTGCTGAAAAGTGCAAGTGAGCGTTTTCAGGCTATTTTCAATACGGTAAAAGACGGGATTGTGATCACTGATCGAAGCGGGATTATTGAATCGTTGAACCCTGCTGCATTGGAAATTTTTGATTGTCAGCAGGATGATTTGATCAATCGTAAAATCACAGACCTGTTAACTGAAACTGATATGTATGGATTTTCCAAGGGGGAAAAGACCCCGCAGGAACACAGATATGAACAGGTGCTTACGACGAAAACGGGGAAAACAACGGTTATTGAATATGATGTCAATGTCATGACATTAGAGGGGCAAGCCCATTATGTCAGCATCATTCAGGATGTGACATTGCGCAAACAAAATGAAAAGGAATTGCGTTCAAGAACGCGAGAGCTTGAACAATTTAACGATGCCATGGTCGATCGTGAAATCCGCATGATTGAACTAAAAGAAGAAATCAATAAATTGACGAAAGAACTCGGCCGTCCCATTCCATATGAAGAAATCTGGAATGATCAGGCTGATTAA
- a CDS encoding LPP20 family lipoprotein: MFKLKQTSCLLTALALGVSACSTPEPGTPEAALLAHEQQMEAKADNVEDTIDELPSWYLSPPKDDISAYGVGTATSSDVQMAVDKAMLNAKRSLADAMKGKISSKMKEFVTESGTDEDSQVISEVERVTANLITEVDLSGFMREKVEVKPMGTQYRVYAMIRFPLGKANRIMVDKIKKNARLEAKIRSAKAFQDLEREIQEARNKLN, encoded by the coding sequence ATGTTCAAACTCAAACAAACCTCCTGTCTTCTCACCGCGCTTGCCTTAGGCGTCAGCGCTTGCTCCACCCCGGAACCCGGCACACCGGAAGCCGCCCTTCTTGCCCATGAACAGCAAATGGAAGCCAAGGCAGACAATGTCGAAGACACCATTGATGAACTGCCATCCTGGTATCTGAGCCCGCCCAAAGATGACATCAGCGCCTATGGCGTGGGCACAGCCACCTCCTCAGATGTACAAATGGCCGTTGATAAGGCCATGCTCAATGCCAAACGATCCCTGGCCGATGCCATGAAAGGCAAGATCAGTTCCAAGATGAAAGAATTTGTCACTGAAAGCGGTACCGATGAAGACAGCCAGGTCATCAGCGAAGTCGAACGTGTCACCGCCAACCTGATTACCGAGGTGGACCTATCCGGCTTCATGCGGGAAAAGGTCGAGGTCAAACCCATGGGCACGCAATATCGTGTCTATGCCATGATCCGCTTCCCCCTTGGCAAGGCCAACCGCATCATGGTTGATAAAATCAAGAAAAACGCCCGACTGGAAGCCAAGATCCGCTCAGCCAAAGCCTTTCAGGATTTAGAGCGCGAAATTCAGGAAGCACGCAACAAACTCAACTGA
- a CDS encoding two-component system response regulator — protein sequence MKQTVLVVDDTPLNIDLLKDALGDEYKVIAATSGVTAIKLACGKQMPDLILLDVMMPQIDGYEVCETLKKNPLTAKIPVIFVTALEKVEDEEKGLMLGAVDYITKPIRPAIVRARVATHLALYDQNRTLEKQVSQRTEELEQTRLEVIHRLGQAAEYRDNETGLHVIRMSHYSRLLAEALNFPKHVVDLVFHAAPMHDVGKIGVPDSILLKPGKLSDEEWAIMREHPAIGAKILGEESSELMRASHDIAIAHHEKWDGSGYPYNLKGEDIPLFGRIIAVADVFDALTTARPYKKAWAVKDAVQFINEQSGQHFDPQLVGLFNNLIDEICKIKTKYEETIEFA from the coding sequence ATGAAGCAAACAGTTTTGGTCGTCGATGATACGCCGCTTAATATTGATCTTTTAAAAGACGCGCTTGGCGATGAATATAAAGTAATTGCCGCAACATCGGGTGTGACTGCGATCAAGCTGGCCTGTGGCAAACAGATGCCGGATTTAATTTTGCTGGATGTGATGATGCCGCAAATAGATGGCTATGAGGTGTGTGAAACCTTAAAGAAGAATCCATTAACCGCAAAAATTCCGGTTATTTTTGTGACAGCCCTTGAAAAAGTTGAAGATGAAGAAAAGGGGCTGATGTTAGGGGCAGTTGATTATATCACCAAGCCGATACGCCCCGCAATTGTACGTGCCCGTGTTGCAACCCATCTTGCGCTTTATGACCAAAATCGCACCTTGGAAAAACAGGTTTCCCAACGTACCGAAGAGCTGGAACAAACACGCCTTGAGGTGATCCATCGCTTGGGGCAGGCTGCGGAATATCGCGATAATGAAACTGGCCTGCATGTCATTCGAATGAGCCACTATTCCCGCCTGTTGGCCGAAGCATTAAACTTTCCCAAACATGTGGTTGATCTGGTTTTTCATGCCGCCCCCATGCATGATGTGGGCAAAATTGGTGTGCCGGACAGTATTTTGCTCAAGCCCGGTAAATTAAGCGATGAAGAATGGGCGATAATGCGTGAGCATCCGGCAATCGGTGCTAAAATCTTGGGGGAGGAATCATCTGAATTGATGCGGGCTTCCCATGATATTGCGATTGCCCATCACGAAAAATGGGATGGCTCTGGCTATCCCTATAATTTGAAGGGCGAAGATATTCCTTTGTTTGGTCGTATCATTGCCGTTGCTGATGTGTTTGATGCTCTGACAACGGCACGGCCTTATAAAAAAGCCTGGGCGGTGAAAGATGCTGTTCAATTTATCAATGAACAAAGCGGGCAGCATTTTGATCCGCAGTTGGTGGGACTGTTTAACAATCTCATTGATGAAATTTGTAAAATCAAAACTAAATATGAAGAAACAATCGAGTTTGCTTAG